A genome region from Chlamydiota bacterium includes the following:
- a CDS encoding CopG family transcriptional regulator translates to MMTRTQIYLNKDQMQKLKFEAQKEHLSLSELIRRAMTDFLKKRSQKVSWKSDPLVKAIGTLTLSVNNASTAHDSYLYDKKVTD, encoded by the coding sequence ATGATGACACGAACTCAGATTTATCTTAACAAAGATCAAATGCAAAAATTGAAATTTGAGGCTCAAAAAGAACATCTTTCTCTTTCTGAGCTGATACGCAGGGCCATGACCGACTTCTTAAAAAAACGGTCTCAAAAGGTTTCATGGAAGAGCGATCCTTTGGTTAAAGCCATTGGAACCCTAACACTTTCGGTTAACAATGCTTCTACAGCCCATGACTCCTATCTTTATGATAAAAAGGTCACGGATTGA
- a CDS encoding DUF2207 domain-containing protein → MISKSKIRNPKFIFAFQFKKIWKNFLLFSILFFLCCDVHAWSIRAFEVDVDIHKDSSITVEEKITADFSEDPHHGIYRFIPWVNKTRLGHQLRLRTKLEEASSHHSEDRFWTSFKKGELYVKIGNPHRYLSGIEPYTLRYTIQNAILGFEEHDELYWNVTGNEWNVAIEKVRMIITLPEDVKDSDVKWDAFLGRFGSVERYHIQIKKIDSRTVVYETRKMLSPYEGLTIVLGIKKGILELPPFFKQARWFLEDNWPYGLFPLLFLFLLLRWFRSGKDPLGRGSIAVAYDPPQGMTPAEVGTLIDERVDLRDITANIVGLAVKGYLKIEEKEDDFFFVKTQPKTGSVLKRHEEILMKAIFSTGDRQLLSLLENKFYTHLGILQHTLYQQLVEEGYFVGSPEKVRKRYRSASVISLGLGGILWFWSLNMPQIGFLPLPSIPVLITTLLSSLLLYFFAPLMPRKTSKGVLAFEEVKGLEEYIRRAQAETFQKVDAKAVFEKLLPFAICLNLTKPWSKVFANLYTTAPSWYVSPYPIWNMIYFSNSLNRMERTSSRVFTSAPRSSGSGRSGWSGGSGFGGGGFSGGGFGGGGGGAW, encoded by the coding sequence ATGATTTCGAAATCCAAAATCCGAAATCCGAAATTCATTTTTGCTTTTCAGTTTAAAAAAATATGGAAAAATTTTCTTCTATTTTCAATTTTATTCTTTTTGTGTTGCGACGTTCACGCCTGGTCCATTCGAGCCTTTGAAGTCGATGTCGATATTCACAAAGATTCCAGCATCACCGTTGAAGAAAAAATCACGGCAGATTTTTCTGAAGATCCCCACCATGGAATTTATCGATTTATTCCATGGGTCAATAAAACCCGTTTAGGTCATCAACTTCGTTTAAGAACGAAGTTAGAAGAAGCTAGCAGTCATCACTCGGAAGATCGATTCTGGACTTCTTTTAAGAAGGGTGAACTCTATGTCAAGATTGGAAATCCCCATCGATATCTCTCTGGAATAGAACCCTATACCCTTCGCTATACCATTCAAAATGCGATTCTGGGTTTTGAAGAGCATGATGAACTTTACTGGAATGTGACCGGAAATGAATGGAATGTCGCCATAGAGAAGGTCCGAATGATCATTACCTTACCTGAGGACGTTAAGGATTCAGATGTTAAGTGGGATGCTTTTTTAGGGAGATTTGGCAGTGTTGAGCGCTATCATATTCAAATAAAAAAAATAGATTCTAGAACCGTTGTCTATGAAACTCGAAAAATGCTATCTCCTTATGAAGGCTTGACGATTGTTTTAGGAATTAAAAAAGGAATTTTGGAGTTGCCTCCTTTTTTTAAGCAAGCGCGATGGTTTTTGGAAGATAACTGGCCTTATGGTCTTTTCCCTCTTCTTTTTCTCTTTCTTTTACTTCGCTGGTTTCGTTCTGGAAAGGATCCTTTGGGGCGAGGAAGCATTGCGGTTGCTTATGATCCTCCTCAAGGAATGACCCCGGCTGAGGTCGGAACATTGATCGATGAGAGAGTCGATTTAAGAGATATTACGGCGAATATTGTAGGCTTGGCAGTGAAAGGATATTTAAAAATTGAGGAAAAGGAGGATGATTTTTTCTTTGTAAAAACTCAACCTAAAACAGGGAGTGTTTTAAAGCGCCATGAAGAAATTCTGATGAAGGCCATTTTTTCAACCGGAGATCGCCAACTTCTTTCATTGCTTGAGAATAAATTTTATACACATTTGGGAATATTGCAGCACACGCTTTATCAGCAATTGGTAGAGGAGGGATATTTCGTAGGTTCTCCAGAAAAAGTGAGGAAGCGTTATCGAAGTGCATCGGTTATTTCTTTGGGGTTAGGAGGTATTCTATGGTTTTGGAGTTTAAATATGCCCCAGATAGGGTTTTTGCCGTTACCTTCTATTCCTGTTCTGATCACAACCCTTTTATCATCTCTTCTTCTCTATTTTTTTGCTCCGCTCATGCCTCGAAAAACTTCAAAGGGAGTGCTTGCCTTTGAAGAGGTTAAGGGTTTAGAAGAATATATTCGTCGAGCCCAAGCAGAGACTTTTCAAAAAGTGGATGCAAAGGCAGTTTTTGAAAAATTACTGCCCTTCGCGATTTGTCTTAACTTGACGAAACCTTGGTCTAAGGTTTTTGCAAATTTATATACCACAGCTCCTTCCTGGTATGTTTCGCCTTACCCGATTTGGAATATGATTTATTTTTCTAATAGCTTAAACCGGATGGAACGGACCTCTTCACGGGTTTTTACATCGGCTCCAAGGTCGTCAGGTTCCGGCCGATCCGGCTGGTCTGGCGGAAGCGGTTTTGGAGGTGGAGGCTTTTCAGGCGGAGGTTTTGGTGGAGGGGGAGGAGGGGCGTGGTAA
- a CDS encoding LemA family protein yields the protein MKISWIIIFLISVEVGWLYNRMIGLKKRAEGAWSDVDVQLKRRHDLIPSLVTCVQGYMQHERGTLTEVTLARQSAQGVHRVEEKGVSEQNLTQNLKSLILLSERYPELKANTTFLSLQEKLTDTENLIQNARRYYNAVVRDYNTLMGQFPHLIIAKIFHFQPLEFFELEEASEANAQKVNLL from the coding sequence ATGAAAATATCCTGGATTATTATTTTTCTTATTTCGGTTGAGGTAGGTTGGCTCTACAATCGAATGATTGGGCTAAAAAAAAGGGCTGAAGGGGCTTGGTCGGATGTCGATGTTCAACTGAAACGAAGGCACGATTTAATTCCGAGTCTCGTGACCTGCGTTCAGGGTTATATGCAGCATGAACGGGGGACCCTCACAGAGGTCACACTCGCTCGGCAATCGGCCCAAGGCGTTCATCGTGTTGAAGAAAAAGGGGTGAGCGAACAAAATCTCACGCAAAATTTAAAGTCGCTTATTCTTTTATCAGAACGCTATCCAGAGTTAAAAGCCAACACGACTTTTTTAAGTCTTCAGGAAAAATTAACGGACACAGAAAATTTAATTCAAAATGCACGGCGCTATTACAATGCGGTTGTCCGTGATTACAATACGCTCATGGGTCAATTTCCCCATCTCATCATTGCAAAAATTTTCCATTTTCAACCTTTAGAATTTTTTGAATTAGAAGAGGCGAGTGAGGCTAATGCCCAGAAAGTTAACTTATTATGA
- the pal gene encoding peptidoglycan-associated lipoprotein Pal, whose protein sequence is MRRMAGILIVVLCVFGLMGLEGCAKKKKGLVSEQAGIGMTGDNLQASALKGEDIPLTEGGELGSFVEPDDPLIFADVHFDYDKSEVKSDDRKTLEGISNWLGEHDDVQLMVEGHCDERGSNEYNLALGEQRALAVRRYLVGLGVDAEKIHTVSYGEEKALDLSHTEEAWSKNRRAHFLVSVQ, encoded by the coding sequence ATGCGAAGGATGGCAGGAATATTAATTGTTGTTTTATGCGTGTTTGGATTGATGGGACTTGAGGGTTGTGCAAAGAAGAAAAAAGGTTTGGTTTCTGAGCAGGCAGGAATTGGCATGACGGGAGATAACTTACAAGCTTCTGCTCTTAAAGGAGAAGACATTCCCCTCACAGAGGGCGGCGAATTAGGATCTTTCGTTGAACCGGATGACCCACTTATTTTTGCTGATGTCCATTTTGACTATGATAAATCAGAGGTTAAAAGCGATGATCGGAAAACGTTAGAGGGGATTTCAAATTGGCTAGGGGAACACGACGATGTTCAACTCATGGTTGAAGGTCATTGTGATGAACGTGGATCCAATGAATACAATCTCGCCCTAGGCGAGCAAAGGGCCCTTGCGGTACGTCGCTATCTTGTTGGACTTGGAGTCGATGCTGAAAAAATTCATACTGTCAGCTATGGCGAGGAAAAAGCACTTGATCTTAGCCACACTGAAGAAGCCTGGTCAAAAAATAGAAGAGCTCATTTCCTGGTTTCAGTGCAATAA
- a CDS encoding glycosyltransferase: protein MYNKVSVIIPTYNRALWLKEAIESVLNQNSRPKEIIVVDDGSNDSTAEIVKQYSQLKYISQENHGVSHARNVGIKASHGEWIAFLDSDDLWGPDKLKVQLQAISTYPQTSIFYTDEIWIRNGRRVNQGKRHAKHSGWIFEQCLPLCIISPSSVILHRNVFEKVGLFDESLPACEDYDLWLRIALQFPIHFISETLITKRGGHSDQLSRKFFGMDRFRVQVLEKILKNPLLTPLLRESVLVEIEKKSQVYAAGCLKRNRVEEYEQYKNSPKFQV from the coding sequence ATGTATAACAAAGTCAGTGTCATCATTCCAACTTATAATAGAGCCTTGTGGCTTAAAGAAGCCATTGAATCCGTCTTAAATCAAAACTCTCGGCCTAAAGAAATCATTGTCGTCGATGATGGATCCAATGACTCTACGGCAGAAATTGTTAAACAATATTCTCAGCTTAAATATATTTCTCAAGAAAATCATGGGGTTAGTCATGCAAGAAATGTGGGCATCAAGGCATCCCATGGCGAATGGATTGCGTTTCTAGATTCAGACGATTTATGGGGCCCGGACAAACTTAAAGTTCAACTTCAAGCAATTTCAACATACCCTCAGACTTCAATTTTTTATACCGATGAAATTTGGATTCGTAACGGTCGCAGAGTCAATCAAGGGAAGCGCCATGCCAAACATTCCGGCTGGATTTTTGAGCAATGTCTTCCTCTTTGCATCATTAGCCCTTCCTCTGTGATCCTTCATCGAAACGTATTTGAAAAAGTTGGGCTCTTTGATGAAAGCCTTCCCGCCTGTGAGGACTATGATTTGTGGTTAAGAATTGCTCTTCAATTTCCGATTCATTTTATTTCAGAAACTTTAATCACTAAGCGCGGCGGACATTCTGATCAACTTTCTCGAAAATTTTTTGGAATGGACCGATTTAGAGTTCAAGTCCTGGAAAAAATTTTAAAAAATCCTTTACTGACTCCGCTTTTACGAGAATCCGTTTTGGTTGAAATTGAGAAAAAAAGCCAAGTCTATGCCGCAGGCTGTCTCAAGCGAAATCGAGTGGAAGAATATGAACAATATAAAAATAGTCCAAAGTTTCAGGTTTAA
- a CDS encoding type II toxin-antitoxin system VapC family toxin has product MGKIFVDTSAWVALFIENDHLHSRALPIFEKIYRTKTMLYTSDYVIDETLTTILVKGDHSKSVLAGKALFESNIMDIIYVAPNHFEGTWELYQKYKDKKFSFTDVSSFFIMKQLGINQAFSFDAHFQQTGFEMLN; this is encoded by the coding sequence GTGGGAAAGATATTCGTTGATACCAGCGCCTGGGTCGCCCTTTTCATAGAGAATGACCATCTTCATTCAAGAGCGCTTCCCATTTTTGAAAAAATTTATCGAACAAAAACGATGCTTTATACCTCCGACTATGTCATCGACGAAACCCTTACAACCATCCTGGTTAAAGGAGATCATTCCAAATCCGTCCTTGCTGGCAAGGCACTTTTTGAAAGCAATATTATGGATATCATTTATGTTGCCCCGAATCATTTTGAAGGAACATGGGAGCTTTATCAAAAGTATAAAGATAAAAAATTTAGCTTCACAGATGTTTCTTCTTTTTTTATCATGAAGCAACTAGGCATCAACCAGGCTTTTTCTTTCGATGCTCATTTTCAACAAACAGGATTTGAGATGCTAAATTAA
- a CDS encoding LysM peptidoglycan-binding domain-containing protein, with product MRKILLLGALSFLQYGCAMNEIATKNDVQEVQGKLQAHQVDLSEEVLSLKQKMNQFQSELEELKNDQNYFQKSTTSQTEALSSRLILLDKKISLLESKMIEIQLELSKVNSSVGETLKTQNKQMEEVRKADLSQTEEKLKVIFEEVSKENERLWREIHSLKASPSSHSQASNGFHVVQSGESLSKIASKYGISAQGLANANSITHFNSIRVGQKLKIPEK from the coding sequence ATGAGAAAAATTTTATTACTTGGAGCTCTCTCATTTCTACAATATGGTTGCGCCATGAATGAAATTGCAACCAAGAATGATGTTCAGGAAGTCCAGGGGAAGCTTCAAGCCCACCAAGTCGACTTAAGCGAGGAGGTGCTCTCTCTCAAACAAAAAATGAACCAGTTTCAATCTGAACTTGAAGAATTAAAAAATGATCAAAATTATTTCCAAAAATCAACGACCTCTCAAACAGAAGCACTTTCCTCTCGTCTCATTTTACTCGATAAAAAAATATCACTCCTAGAATCTAAAATGATCGAGATTCAACTAGAACTATCAAAAGTAAATTCTTCTGTCGGAGAAACTCTAAAAACGCAAAACAAGCAGATGGAAGAAGTAAGAAAAGCTGATCTTAGTCAAACCGAAGAAAAACTAAAGGTTATTTTCGAGGAAGTTTCAAAAGAAAATGAACGGTTATGGCGTGAAATTCATTCTCTTAAAGCTTCTCCCTCTTCTCATTCTCAAGCAAGCAATGGATTTCATGTGGTTCAATCGGGAGAAAGTTTATCAAAAATTGCATCAAAATATGGGATATCGGCTCAAGGTTTGGCCAATGCAAATTCCATTACCCATTTTAATTCGATTCGGGTAGGTCAGAAATTAAAGATTCCGGAAAAATGA
- a CDS encoding TonB C-terminal domain-containing protein — MKNLIHSLIYRKELIQSFWGHGILLIGMLIFSIFQPQPFFKHEKFYTVNLTKLGDSGAGGLPNFGIKEVQTITSQATQAPPKAKVQTLPKPLPKPITPPTPPTQKTIRKPIPPPSLAPKKKISQTIPKATPKPPPPTPSLFDRLKNRFEKIETHEIPPKSNLKFVEPSSLTPDSPFLPTQNFAESKVHFVEPGAWSPPQSGSNQGREQTVSIGIGGQGGQGNASGKEFPFSWYIDLVQNKITANWKEPAKSLIQNEHAFTIISFEILKNGQIRNMVFLEQSHITSLDYSVTEAVQASIPFPPLPGNYPDNTLSVKIKFELTQ; from the coding sequence GTGAAAAATCTTATTCACTCTCTCATCTATCGTAAAGAACTCATTCAATCCTTTTGGGGACATGGAATCCTTTTAATAGGGATGCTGATCTTCTCCATTTTTCAGCCTCAACCATTCTTTAAACACGAAAAATTTTATACCGTTAATTTAACCAAATTAGGTGATTCAGGAGCTGGAGGCTTACCAAACTTTGGTATAAAAGAAGTACAAACAATTACATCTCAAGCCACTCAAGCTCCTCCCAAAGCAAAAGTTCAAACTCTGCCCAAGCCCCTTCCAAAACCAATAACCCCTCCCACACCCCCTACTCAAAAAACCATCCGTAAACCCATTCCACCTCCTTCTCTGGCCCCTAAAAAAAAGATTTCCCAAACGATTCCGAAAGCCACCCCTAAACCTCCTCCTCCAACTCCCAGCCTTTTCGATCGACTCAAAAACCGTTTTGAGAAAATTGAAACTCATGAGATTCCCCCAAAATCAAATTTAAAATTTGTAGAGCCCTCGAGTTTAACTCCAGATTCCCCATTTCTGCCAACTCAAAACTTTGCAGAATCTAAAGTCCATTTTGTAGAACCTGGAGCCTGGTCCCCCCCTCAGAGCGGCTCAAACCAAGGCCGCGAACAAACTGTCTCTATTGGAATAGGGGGTCAAGGAGGCCAGGGGAATGCCTCGGGCAAGGAATTTCCATTTAGCTGGTATATTGACCTCGTTCAAAATAAAATCACTGCAAATTGGAAAGAGCCTGCAAAATCCTTGATTCAAAATGAACATGCGTTTACCATTATTTCATTTGAAATTTTAAAGAATGGGCAGATTCGTAATATGGTTTTTCTAGAGCAGTCTCATATAACCTCCTTAGATTACTCTGTGACTGAGGCGGTACAAGCTTCAATCCCATTTCCTCCGTTGCCAGGGAATTATCCTGATAATACGTTAAGTGTAAAAATTAAATTCGAGCTAACACAATGA
- the tolB gene encoding Tol-Pal system beta propeller repeat protein TolB, with amino-acid sequence MKKTGFLIALILLFPGSSHATEVELQISKQAGKKMDVALAPPQNTLRNQTALPNSFQETLSFDLDQSGYFDLVKAPSEVQAISKSEALDSISETARWRSLGAEIVVKTAYVVNGPTGTMDLYAFEVQDQKRIFGKRYKFNSSTLNLLAHTCANDLIYHLTGEQGIAGTEIAFVAGNLKSKEVFICDTDGKNVRQLTQDHHIVLGVSWHPQKRKLIYTSFKDGQPHIYLHDLDRGTRENISHYPGLNAAAKFSPDGQHIAMVLSKDGNPEIYLTDLHGENLKRLTNHPSVDASPCWSPDGRKIAFMSDRSGHPHLYLLDLRGEILKRLTHQGTYNASPSWSPKGDKIAFSSDMAGGFKICVLDLKDETITIVSQEGGEAEEPDWAPDGEHIVYSSRVGEIYQIFIVNILDGKTTRLSSGQMSCLTPTWSY; translated from the coding sequence ATGAAAAAAACAGGATTTCTAATCGCCTTAATACTTCTTTTCCCGGGGTCATCTCATGCCACAGAGGTGGAACTTCAAATCTCGAAGCAGGCAGGGAAAAAAATGGATGTAGCGCTTGCACCTCCTCAAAACACACTTCGTAATCAAACGGCCCTGCCCAATTCTTTTCAAGAGACCTTATCCTTTGATCTGGATCAATCAGGTTATTTTGATTTGGTAAAGGCCCCTTCTGAAGTCCAGGCCATTTCAAAAAGTGAAGCGTTAGATTCCATTAGCGAAACGGCCCGGTGGAGAAGCCTGGGAGCAGAAATCGTCGTAAAAACCGCCTATGTTGTTAATGGCCCAACAGGAACGATGGACCTTTATGCCTTTGAAGTTCAAGACCAGAAAAGAATTTTTGGAAAACGCTACAAATTTAATTCATCGACCCTCAATCTTCTCGCCCATACCTGCGCCAACGACTTAATTTATCATTTAACCGGAGAACAAGGCATCGCAGGAACTGAAATTGCATTTGTTGCGGGAAATTTAAAATCCAAAGAGGTTTTTATTTGTGATACCGATGGGAAAAATGTTCGTCAATTGACCCAGGATCATCACATCGTTCTAGGAGTGAGTTGGCACCCTCAAAAAAGGAAATTAATTTATACGTCTTTTAAAGATGGGCAACCTCATATTTATCTTCATGATCTTGATCGGGGAACACGAGAGAATATTTCTCATTATCCAGGGCTCAATGCAGCGGCTAAGTTTTCTCCCGACGGCCAACACATTGCCATGGTTCTTTCTAAAGATGGAAATCCAGAAATTTATTTAACGGACCTGCACGGAGAAAATTTAAAACGTCTAACCAACCACCCATCGGTCGATGCTTCACCTTGCTGGTCACCCGATGGAAGAAAAATCGCATTCATGTCGGACCGTAGTGGCCATCCTCATCTCTATCTTCTCGATCTGAGAGGGGAAATTCTTAAACGACTCACCCATCAAGGAACTTATAATGCCTCGCCTTCCTGGTCCCCAAAAGGGGATAAAATTGCCTTCAGTTCTGATATGGCAGGAGGTTTTAAAATTTGTGTCTTGGATTTAAAAGATGAAACGATTACTATTGTCAGCCAGGAAGGAGGTGAAGCAGAAGAACCGGATTGGGCTCCTGATGGAGAACACATCGTCTATAGCTCAAGAGTGGGTGAGATCTACCAAATTTTTATTGTCAATATTTTGGATGGGAAGACCACACGTCTTTCTTCGGGGCAAATGAGCTGTTTAACACCAACTTGGTCATATTGA